The genomic interval GTCCCAGCAACATAGTAGCAATAAAGGTAGAGTTCATCAAAGTTATTGTATCTTGACTTTCTTAGGTCCAGCCTCATCCCTTCAATCATGTCCTTAAAGGGCTATTCAAATGAGCAATTCAATGTAAATAAAATCAGTATTCTCTCATATAATTAACAACCCCTATTGTTGCTtagtaattatttttcaaaacttttttcTTTATGTTAGTAGTGTTCCAGCTCGGCAGTTGTGTACGGTGACAATCATGTGACTTTATGACTGCACACAGTCACACATTTCAATCGTATGATCAAAATtgaattattcaaattttaagatTGGTATCATCAAAAttcactttattatttttggattGATCGTTGATCACTTGAGATGCGTGTGACTATGTGCAATCATACTGTACCTAATTCAAATTTAGTATCGTCTCAATGAATCTGAGTAGAAAATCATATTCTAATTTGTACATCATTAAACGGTATTTGACACATGTAAAAAATGTTTCAAAGAAATGTTAGTTGTAAGACATGTCTAACATGACGACACGACAATTTGGTTTGAGCATGTCgaaaaatttcatatatttaattgtaCACTATTAAAAAGTGTTTGACATATCTCAAAACTGTATCGGAGAAATGTCAGATACTAAGATATATCTCACGTAGCAATACCACGATTTGATTAtggtatatataaaatatatatattttatatataatattttaacatgcCAATGACACGTGTCAAGAGGATGTCTAACATGTATTAtggatatatataatatatatatatatatatatataatattttaactgGACATTATTAGGAGGACACTTGTCAAAGACATGTAAGAGAAATGTCATATTCCGAGACATGTCTAACATGCCAAAGCGGCAGTTTGGTTAGAGCATGTGGCCTACCTCACCTGTATATCAACATGGTACTTTGAGACCGAATCTGAGAGGGCAGCATCATACATATCATAAGGACGTCCTTCAAAAACATCAGTTAATCTTTGCTCCCATCTATCCAAAGCCTTTGGTGTGATGTGAGAAGCATTAGGACCATCAACTAGTTCATCTGTTCTTCTACACCACACTGCAATACACAAAGTGTGATCAATCAATCTCTATAGAGGACCACAATCCACATAAGAGAGTAGTTGTAGTTGGTAATTTAAGGTTTCTAATTAGACATACCATAAATGGCCCAAATGGCTTTTCTGCGCTCTTGTGTCATCAATTGTGTGCCTGAGAACATTTGAAGGAATCAATCAATCTGATAACAATGTTTAGAAACATTGAGTTTTACGAAAAAACCTCGCATATAAGAAGAAGCTACAACTAGTAACATCAGGATCACTATGCATTTGTATGTTCACACCATGTTACTAAACTTATTCTTGGTATATGATTGATTTTATGGTGAGATTGACAAATCATAGTGAACCACTGTGATTTTTTAAAACCTTTCGTGATTTTGTCAATTCCATTACCGTGAAACAACACATCTTATattaagaaatattaattagaCCAATAAGGATAGTTACTAAGGCATATctcattaattaattgatttctAACCCTCACATACAAGTTAAAAAAAAGGGTAGGAACATTTTTTGAAAAACTGAATAAAAAGATCCCTTTAGTATCTAAATTGAATATTCCACTTGAACAAACCAAAAGGGTAGATAAAAAGTATGAACTTTGAACAGAGAAGTGGTTACTTCAAGAGGAATTAGTCAATGACTAAAAGTTTCTTTATGTAGAACTGAAGGTAATAATGAACTTAATAAATgtccaaaaatatattcattGGATCAAGCTACATATGAATGAGAAAAAGGCAAAACAACAGTCATGGTATGATACTACAGTAGtttatttagaataaaatataaacaaaaattgtatttgAAAGTCGATGTATCTCACCTAAAATTTAAACTAGATACATCACCatttcaaatatcattttttgttatatttcattTCACAGAAAGTAAATAGTTAAGTCCCTTAACCATTTAATTGGAGGTTCGAACTTTAACTgtacatacaaaaaataatatgttggGACGAGAGGTCAATCCCATAAATGAATCTCAATTCCATCAAAAGATGATAATATTCTCTCCAGTTAAGCGCGGAGATATCTTAGTTTTCACAAGAATGAAAAAAAAGGGCAAAGAAGGTACCTAAATAAAATGTCTTAGCATACTCAGCACAAACATCACCACACCTATCATAAGCAGAACTCAACAGATCTCCATTAGTGAAATCACCTTCAATAGGCTTATCAAAATCCAAACCTTTCTTTCTATCCTTTCTCTGTTCTTTCAAAAGTGCTGCTTGCTTCAACACCACTTCATACACCCTCTCTTCTGAAGATCTTGATGGTTCAACAACAGCACTTGAAAAACTTGCAAAACTAATCCCAGAACAAAGTCTAAACCTTTTTTGGATTCTCACATCTTTTCTTGCAAAACCTACCAATGAAATGGCATTCTCTTTAGGTCCACAATTCACCCAAAGAAGAACACCAGACATTTCAGAAACAGAACAAATTGCTTCCTTACTTCTAATGCAACTTTGAATGGCTGCAAAATATAAAGAAGCAATTACAAGCAGACAATTAAAATGAGACGAATAAAGTTACAAGGCTATTATTCTCTGTATCGTTTCAATTTTATCGAATGTCCccgaaattttaaatttgaggatatagagaaaaaaatgtgAATGGAATATGCTAAGGTCCGCTGTAACCTTAGCTGACACTTGCAAATGTATGGCCAGTGATGTTGTGATcctaaaattgaaaaacttgTTTGTCTTTATTATTGCCAAACaatcctctctctctctcagcACTTTTTAGTGGTCCAATCTTTTGGTTTGTTTTTTGATGTACACTTGCTGATGGGTTATTTATGTGTCTTGGCTTGTAGAGTTGTAAACTCTTATATGTGTATCTGCCTTCtccacatatatatttatttctaaaatacCATTTTGTAGAGAAATGTGTTTAactctgattttttattttgcaagatACTTAGTAGTATTGATTATggattatttttggaaaaaataataagaaaataagaGAGGATTTTtgttacataaaataaatttaagtacAATAAgcattaatttttcattaattttacaGCAACAATTTAAGCTTCTTATTATGATAGAAAAGAGACAGGAATCCAACATGCACATGATTAAGATTTTGATAATTTGCCCTGTGCTGAGAACTGGTATTAGTAAATCTTATAAAATCAGAACTGTATCAatgaaatacaatattttatacAGCTAACATGGTTAATTAAATGGACATTAAAACtatgatttaattcatatactaGAAAGAGCCTTAACTCCCCTGAAGTTTCACTAAACAACACAAAGACTCCCTCTAATTTTTGCCATTGTAGCCAGAGAAATACTGTAATCCTTCCTTCCACTCACTTATGTTCTCTCTCTACGTCTTTCTTTCCAATCCATCAACAACAATGAATGCTATGTATGTTATATTATTAAGAATAAATCTTGCAGAGATTTATTCTGCTTACTAATTCTAAATTACACTATATTAGATTTTAAAGAATgacaataatatataacaaaaatagttaaaattaatgtGAAATTTTTATGGGTTAAATAACTATTTagtcttgataaaattttatttttagtctctataaaaaattatcgattttttagtctctataaattttaattcacttttaattcttattttaaaatgtttttataaaaaataatacttttaattCCTCAAAAGTTCTTATAAAATCAatgtaaaaactaaaaatgaataaacttttttaataaattaaacttaaatatcataattttataggagcaaaaatatatttaactcaaattttatttaacgtTAAAACATCACTAAGGCCGTTAAAATGAGTCGAAAATCTTTTATGTACACACTTAACAACTTTTATACATAACAAACAACTATTatgtataaaatttatcatcactATAAAAGTATTATTAGTATGCAAGGAATGTCAagcaacatttttctttttagatagatttatttttttattctcaatATAAGTGATAGTGACTTAAAGAAGAGTTATGTTGTGATGGGGTATTCTAAAAGGATAATGAAAAGACAATTACAAAGTATGCTTGTAGTATAAATTTGCAATTACTAAAATTTGTAATGTGTAGACTTAACAACTTCTATTTATAAAGATTTATTATGATCAATGAAAACTGTTactacataaaaatattaataatatgcaAGGAATGTCAAATTATAACAATCTAACTAATAATAGgcatttatatataaagaaaactaataaaattataacacaatctAACAAAATTATAACTAGCAAGTCTGCaacaatcttaaaaaaaaaaaaaataaaaaaaaaaaaactcataatcaacaaatttaaaataacaaatactaatataaataaatagtaatcaaaaataacaatgttaataaataataattatatgtcGGTCTATCagactttaaaaaaagtttgagtTTAGCCTTATTATTAATCAGGCGAGACCGATAAGTAGATCATGTCATAAACCCTTGATCGATAATATAGGCTATTATCATTCTTATTTGTAATGAAAATAAAGCTAAATTACATccgcggtcccttaacttaatttcagttaaagttttattcatttatttatttttcttgattttgtcatttattttaattttaagtgacaattttatattttatgttttaaaaagtcaacaatgttatccattttttttacaaaagttcaaaaaaatcatcaatattttcaaacaaaacccatagaATTAATAAtgatcttcaatataatgcaaatttcatgaaatgcataactcaaatattcaaataaactcatattttcatctccaacaacatcaaataaagaatgaaaatatgagtttctttaaagatttaagtaatgaatttgattaaatttgcattttattgaagataataatgaattttatgggttttgtttgagaattttaatcatttttttgaatttttataaaaaaaaaggacaacattattgacattttaaaaataaaatatcaagttgtcacttaaaattaaaataaaagaccaactcaaaaataaaaaaaaaagataaaagactaaaacattaactgaaattaagttaagggatcatcGGTGCAATTTgatcaaaaaataattgtaattaatgagaaattttattattaaaatatcatcaCAAATGCCACAAAAATGAGcggaaaatatattattaaaagacttaaaaacttttatatataataaagatatagattaattaatttgtattagAGTATTCTTCGTGGAGATTAATTAAAGAAGACTTGCCTATATATTGTTGCATTCCCAATTTCCCATTCCGTCGTAAAAAGCATACATCCTTATACTTCttctgtttctttttaattttaatttttcagttttttataCATAGCAATATAACCAATAAAATCTGctgtttttttatgttattttctttaatattcTTAATCATTTATAATCTCATCTCTTATATTTCtctttacaataaataattaagagcattattattaaatcaataattaatgttGTATAGTTCTTTGAAAGTAACACTTAAATAGCAACAATTCCTATAAAATTGACAATTAAAATAGAACAAAAGaagtatttaataaatattaattggtatcatattattatatgtatagACTAAATTAAAGAAGACTTGTCTCTATATTTTTGCATTCACACACTCTAATATAAAACATgcatctttatatatataataataatggttATTTGGTATCATAGTATTCTTCGTAgagactaaattaaaaaaatacttgttTATATATTGTTGCATTCACACACTCTTAGTGAAGAATCTTTTTGCTCTTCAATGAATATCTACATgaaatttgttaattatttttcacataATAGTAGAATTAAAATGATCAAACTAACTTTGTTAAcgataaatttaatataatttgaattattttttttatcttataatttgtaaacttttaatttacaatatatatttcaattgtTACGGAGGCATGTAATTTTTAGAGTTCTGTTATCATATATATTAGTGACTTTATATACCTTTTATTATGATTCTTGTTTAAGAAATCatttataattgtaattaatttagAACTAGTTAAATTATAGAGTACCTCAATTTCTTTATCTACAGATTCCATTCCAGAGTCAGCATCAACATCAACCATTAGAGCCATATTGACTTGTTCTTCATAATCAGAGGATTCATCAGAGTTATCTCATGTGGCCAATAGAACTCTCTTTTTGGATTTTGAATCTTTCCTCTAAAACTTCCTTTTCTCAAGATTTAGACATTCTGACTTGACATGTCCATGTTCATGTTCATGTTTATTGGATACATAGCAGATGATGcttttcttattatatttttcatcatTTCCTCTGCTAGACTACTGGGAACCTTTTTGAGGGATTGATTTCCTCTTGATGTGCCACATCCTATGAATTCTTTTAGATATGAAGGCAAGTTCCTCTTCTTCTAAATCTTCATTCTGATTTTCTAAATCATTATCCTCTAATTCTTCTTTTGCTTGGATTTCAAAGCCAAAGTCTTGTTCCTCTTCTTGGGTTCATCATCttcaagctcaatttcatgtgatatGACAGAGCTGATTAATTCTTCTAATTTAAGAGCATTCAAATCCTTTGCTTCTTGGATAGCcaatattgtaacaccccgtttttcaaagcgagggtatatatatatttttttttttaaaagtaattaaaaacgaacaaagaaataaatcaggaaatgcttttggataaataattgagtcattataatttacaagcagcggaaaagtttctccaattacaaatccaaaacatttctacaaaaacatcaaatggtacatggaacccattcaaa from Cicer arietinum cultivar CDC Frontier isolate Library 1 chromosome 5, Cicar.CDCFrontier_v2.0, whole genome shotgun sequence carries:
- the LOC101489077 gene encoding phytoene synthase 2, chloroplastic-like, producing the protein MSGVLLWVNCGPKENAISLVGFARKDVRIQKRFRLCSGISFASFSSAVVEPSRSSEERVYEVVLKQAALLKEQRKDRKKGLDFDKPIEGDFTNGDLLSSAYDRCGDVCAEYAKTFYLGTQLMTQERRKAIWAIYVWCRRTDELVDGPNASHITPKALDRWEQRLTDVFEGRPYDMYDAALSDSVSKYHVDIQPFKDMIEGMRLDLRKSRYNNFDELYLYCYYVAGTVGLMSVPVMGIAPESKASTESVYNAALALGIANQLTNILRDVGEDARRGRVYLPQDELSQAGLSDDDIFRGKVTDKWRNFMKGQIKRARMFFDEAEKGVSELNSASRWPVWASLLLYRQILDSIEANDYNNFTKRAYVGKAKKLLSLPVAYGRAFLGPQKLTKMITR